Below is a genomic region from Rhododendron vialii isolate Sample 1 chromosome 5a, ASM3025357v1.
GATCTCGATACCTCCCCGGTTTCTCACGCTCCGACTCCGATCCGATATAGAACGGAGCGGGTTTTGGGGACGCTAAATCTGCCCCGATCCGCTCCATTACCATCCCTAAACGGGGGTTCAAAAGAAACAGAACAAAAACCTCAGTAAATTCCGTCTCCGACATCACGCAGGGAACAAACCCATTCCTGGTAGGAATAGGATCTCAGCATTCTCCTCTTCACGGTAGCAATGGGATCTCACCTTATATATATTATGCAATGCCTATATAAACAAACACCCACGTGAGgccagatgagagagagagagagagagagagagagagagagagagagagagagagaaggcgaCGATCAGATCAGATAGATCTGATGGTGAAGGAGAGAGTAAGACCTTGCGGACGTGGCCGAGGAGGAGTTGTTCCAAGGGAGCTTCCCCATGACTTAGTGGCTGGGGAAGTGCTGACAAGGCTTGCAGCCAAGTCCCTGATGCGATTCAAGTGTGTTTCGAAGCTCTGGCGCTCGACCATCAGCCACCCTTGCTTTTGCAAGGCCCACCGAGCTCGTTCCCGCCTGTCTCGCGgcgctggtggtggtggtttaaTAATGGTATTTCCCGAAACTGACATTGATGACGACGATAATGATTTACTAGTAGGCGTAGGCTTCTTTTACGCAACCCTCCCCAGCACCCGGGATCCTCCTGTAATTGATTTGCTTTACCAGTTTCGTATTGGGTCCCCAAGcacggaggaggaggaggaggaagatgtTAGCTATTTGAAGGATTACCTAGGTTATACCCGTTTCATTAACGGCCTCTTTTGCCTGTACACTGCGGATCGCGTGTCGATTTGCAACTTCTCCACTCGTGAAATTATGGATCTTCCGGCCCCCCCAACCCGTCCTTTCCAACAGTGTCTTTATTACCTTGGGTTCGATTCTACTACCAACGAATACAAGTTGCTCAAAGTATGCACGGTGAACTGCCGTAAGGATGAGGAtaatgaggaggaggaggaggaggaggaggagggggaagaTCTTTACTTCGACTCCAAGTTCGACATTCTTACTCTGGGCAAGGACAAGTCTTGGAGAAGCCTCCATGATGCTCCGGCAATTGACGCGTGGAAGCTAAGCGCTTGCTTCAATGGACGACTCTATTGGTGGGATCCTGCTGGACGTGAACTCATTCATTTCAGCTTCAACAATGAGCGCTTTGGATTTACTTCCCGGCCGCCAAGGACTCCAAGAAATGTGGGCGCAATACATCAGTTTAGAGGCGATCTAGCTCTTCTTGTTGGGTTCGTTGATCAGGCATTGGCGCTCTGGGTATTCGAGTCGGGCCTCAGTCAAATAATTGAAGACAACGGGGAAACACAAGACGTGAAAGCATATTCATGGTGTCTTCGCCACATCCAAGTTCCATATGCTATTGCTAACCGCAACCTCAAATTCCTTGAGAACCTCCCCACAGGGGAGGTGTTAATGACTGGCATGGAAGAAGCTGCCGATAGTAATAGCAACTCACCTTTCCCCATGCCTATTTATTCATACGATCACACTAGTcgaaaatctgaaaaatttATAACCGGCAAGAATTACCCGTCTTCAAGACGAAAGTACGCCAGGACGTTGCAAGTATTCTACTACGAGGAAAATATTATGCCGTTGGACCATTTGATCTCCAATaagtaactttttattttcgaGAACCGCCAAGTGTACTAGTAGTAATTCTGTTTCGTTTTTATCTTGTTGCTGAGATTACAGTCTACAACTTGATGTGATCAGATCTTATGGTTGGCTTGCATTGCATTGTGCTTTATCTTTTAAGTATTACCTTTGCACTCTTATCAGTAATGGTTTTTGGTTCCTAAAGAAAGTAGAACAGAGTGCTCTGTGCAATTAAAAAACAGAGGTCTCTAGTTTTCTGATAAGCATACTAGAATAATTTTCTCagcataaagaaaaaaagaattattaatAGGACAAAGGAAGAGTACAACGCAAAGGTTACGCCTCAAACAACAAATGAAACGCATCACACccatcaaaaaaaaaggaaaaaaagaagagcagGAATAATCCCAACTGAAAGGACTGGTTTAGTGGTTTACGAGCTTCCCTGGACTGGTTTAGGAGCTAATGCAAGATGTCCATCAGCACATGTATATGACAGTTGAAGGTATAGAAAACAAGTAAAGGTTGGTCAGTGCAATTCAATATTCACTAGTGGAAGATAGGGCTCTCATCAGGGTATGGAATTAGCATAACTTCGCTTTCCTACCTATATATAGGCTTGGCATGtgtttttttaacagcaaacaGAAATAGGAGAATAATTACTGAAAAATTGCAACCGGTCTCTTCGTTGGAGCTGTGTAAGTATTTTGTTGCTGGAAAACAAGGCATGAGACAGTAGCTGAAATGTCTTGGTTGGTTTTGTTGTAATTTAACAAGGTATGTGACAGTAGCTGAACTGTACAAGGTAGAACATAACACCCCTCTCCCCCCCTCCCATTGGACTCAACCCAGTCTCGTGGCTATCTGTTATTGGTTGTAATAGGTTAAGTTGAATGCGCACTAATCATGGATTGCTCCTTTTTGTTGACACACATAAAGCCCTTTTCCCACTACTCTTTCAAATAATCGACTCATTCATTTCTAGTTGCACTACGTGTCTTGTGGGTTGTGCATGTTTTTATAACTGCCTCCGTATGTTATTTGTTGATTGCAGCAATTGTTGCCTCCTATTGGAGTTGAAATGATCAAGAAGGCTTTTGAAAAGAACTCTTGAAACTTTGAGTGGATGGACTTGAATTATCTTGGCTCATGTCtcaaaggtaatttcaaatctCATCAATATTATCGAGATATAATTTTGTATCCTTTTAAATCCTTAATTGTCACAGTTTATTGCTCCTCCGCCATCTATGACACTAAAGTATGATTCTAAAAGGCAATCAGATGTATTTAGATTCACAGGTTGTTTCACATATGTAAAGGAAGAGGTTTAGAATCAATAACAAAATTTTATCAAGAACTGAAACAGTGTCACTGAATAATAAATTTACTAAGTACAAATTGTATATGACTCTAAGTGCACAAGATATCTCAAATAATTGGGTCTTAAATGTCTAACTTACTGTGCTTGCCTTGGATTCAAATCATCAGTAAGTGCTAATTGATATTTGGTTCTGGCATGTATAGAGAAGACGAGGGATTTGTCTTGTTGAGTAACTCTAATGTAGACAGAAGCACTAAGTGGAATAGTGCCACAACGACAGAGTTAGCTCGTGTtccactttctaaaaaaaaaaattttgaaaaaagaagttaatttcaaactcaaatataataaaaatgaaaaatattttttcaattttttttgcaccgtttaaaaaatcttaatgagatctattaaataagatccatattagtaaaaaaattatttgcatatacacatgatttttgagcttaaaattaccttttttttttcaaaaagttactTTTCCACGAAAGTGGAACACCCCCTACAAAAGCCGATAGGAAAAAACTGACAGAGTTACAAAAAGTTATATTTAGGCCGGGTGAAGAAATAAGAATCGCATACTTTTGGTTTGAATGTTCTGTAAATGAGCTACTCTGTTGTCGGGATGAGGCTTTTGGGAACATTTTGCTATCttattgtttctttgtttttctttctctaatcTGTTTGATGTCATTTGATCCATGACAAGGCCACTTCGATGAATGATCTTTACTGGTCTTGCCAGATCATTGAAGCATATTTATACTCCTTTGCAGATTCTACTCATGTTTGACACTATCATGTTTGACACTATCTCATAGATCTTTTCGTATTGAGTTGTGGTTTGCAAAGGTATGAATCCCGTACCGTACCAGCCTGTATCGATCGGTACGTGCCGGATCTATGTGAAACCGGTACCCCACACCTTTAATACCTTCCCAGCTCCAATACCACTGCTTTCCGTATTGAGTTTGTGGTTTGCAAAGGTATGAATTCCGTACCGTTCCAGCTTGTATTGGCTGGTACGTGCCGGATCTATGTGAAACCGGTACCCCACACCTTTAAGACCTTTCCGGCTCCAATACCGCTGCTTACCGGCAAGTACTGGAGATTCTGGCCAATCTCGGGTGAGATGGAGGTACTGGTGAATTCATCTACTACGTTTTTGAACTGGCTGTGACTGGTGACTGGATTTTCGCAATTCTGGCCAAAGCCTtctccgagagagagagagagagccggagGCCCGCATCAAAGAAACGAGGAAGGAATGAAAAGCTGCTAGGGTTTGAGAAGGTTTGTAAATTTATATTGAGGCCCTAAGAGACCAAATTACCCTCTTTTCTCTTTACTGTCTACATTTACAACTTTACATGATGAGGCCCTACGGTtcactctttttatttttgtttgaactcTCAACTTTTGGTAGTTAGAATGATAATTTCAAGTACAACAAAGACAATATCATGATTGTATTTTTATAGATTCTGGGATGAATTAGatggtataaaaaaattattgatatataattatataaaacaaTGTACTCAAGTCAGTACagtattcagaaccttggtggtttgtctttttggcttttttttttccaggtttGATCTCTCCCTCACTGGCTCTCGGGGACAGAAATGTGAAAATTAAACGGGGTTCACGGAAAGATTGGCCCCGTTCCCTTGGCTTCTTTGGAGCTTGAATAATGGGAATTATTGGTTGAACTCCTGGTAATTTGCTGTCCAAATCCCCATGATCAATTTGACCATTGTTCATAAACTTGCAGATACAAGGGAACTGACAGAATTAAGCCCATATCCTATCCTCCAAGCATCCATGAGTACTGTTGTTTAAGGAGAAAGAGTGTGTAGGTTATTGTTTAAACCTCACACATATAATCGTTATTTATATTAAACAATAACTCCTTACAAGACTTAGAtaatcaatgtgggacaatGTCAAATACTAACAATAtcttaacactccccctcaagctgcgGAGTAGACATCAAAAAGTCCCAGCTTGCTACATAACAACTCTAACCGCGGTTTGAACAGTAATTTAGTAAACATGTTAGCCAACTGAGCGCCGGTGGATACAAAGGGAGTAGCTATCATACCACTTGTTAACTTCTCCCGTACAAGATGACAGTCCacttcaatatgttttgttctttcatGAAAGACTGCATTTGATGCAATGTGAATtgctgcctgattatcacaGTAATACATTAGTTTAGAGGCGATCTGGCTCTTGTTGTTGGGTTCGTCGTTGATCAGGCATTGGGGCTCCGGCTCTGGGTATTCAAGTCGGGCCTCGGTCAAACAATTGAAGACCACGGGGAAACACGAGACGTGAAAGCATATTCATGGTGTCTTCACCACATCCAAGTTCCATATGCTATTGCTAACCGCGACCTCAAATTCCTTGCGAACCTCCCCACAGGGGAGGTGTTAATGACTGgcatagaagaagaagaagaagcagcagctgCTGCCAATAGTAATTGCAACTCACCTTTCCCCATGCCTATTTATTCATACGATCACACTAGTCGAAAGTCTGAAAAATTTATAACCGGCAAGAATTACCCGTCTTCAAGACGAAATAAGCACGCCAGGAAGTTGGAAGTATTCTACTACGAGGAAGATATTACGCCATTGGACCATTTGAGAACCGATaagtaactttttattttcgaGAACCGCCAAGTGTACTAGTAGTAATTCTGCTTTGCTGTTATCTTGTTGCTGAGAATGCAGTCTATGACTCGATGTTCAGATCTTACGGTTGGCTTGCGTTGCATTGTGCTTATCAAAGGAAGAGTACAACGCAAAGGTTACGCCCCAAACAGCAAAACGAAACGAAACCCATCACACCCatcaaaaagaatttcaaaatgTCATCATTAGAAATAACAGAATTTCAAAACATGCGACGAATTTTTCCAGTGCCATCAAATGCATAGTTATCTTCAATACTcatactgtttttttttccccatcttCTGTTCGACattgaaatttttgaagtacTACTAGTAGTAATAGTATCTGTCAATTGTCATCCGTATCATCGAATGCACGAGCATAATTAATTATTCCGATAATAAAATTCGATAATACTACGTGCGTGGATGCTCAAAATCTTGAAATCGCAGTAAGTTGATCGGAGATCACAAGATTGGCAATATATGGAATTTGTTGTTCCTCCATCAGATTCATCAGTCTTTTTCCCTTTATCAGTGCATTTTACTGCTGTAAGTATGTTTAGCGACCTAAAGGTTTGCCTCTCCTTTCCTTATTTCAGTGCGTCTTAAGGCTCTTACATCCCCCTCACATACATACCTCATTCTTTTCTTGATTTAggaaaaaaatgttatgaaAGTAGAGATCGTGTCATGGAGTAATTGATTTAACATGTAGTGATACAACAGATCCATGGCATGCATAAAGAAGGCGATATTTAGCCCTACTTTTTGTATGTTATCTACTGGCGATGCCGTTCTGTTTTGAGTTTGAGGAACATTGTGCGATTTTGCATGATTGATCGCAAAGCTTTTGCATGTCTCCCAAGTTTGCACAGAGGACGATCCTGTCCACGGAGAACATCCAAGTGGCGTGACTTATGCAATATTCAATTGTTACCTCTCATTGAATTGAGAAGTTACACCGGGCTTTTACATTACTTGTGTGTTGAAGATTCAGAGTTTCCAAACGTCTTTTGTCCTTGCGTTTTCACTATCTTTTCTGCTGTACAAATAACTCATAAAACGGATGGTTAGTCATTTTCTTGTATCACCCGTGCCCAAAACAACACACATAAATTATGATCTAACTAATATTCTGAAACTTCAATGATGTATAAATGGATGTTTTTCGTAAGTTCAGTAATGTTCAAATTAAATTTATGTTTTCCCGAAGATTTTCAATCTTTAAGTTCAGTGatgtttaaatttttgtttctcaaaGGTAGAAAATTTGTTAAATGTGGGGGTTCAAAAGAAACAGAACAAAAACCTCAGTAAATTACGTCTCCGACATCACGCAGGGAACAAACCCATTCCTGGTAGGAATAGGATGTCAGGATCCCCCACTTCATGGTAGCAATGGGATCTCACGTTATTATGCAGTGCCGATATAAACAAACATGAAACATCCACATGAGGCATGGTaccacacagagagagagagagagagagagagagagagagagagaaataataaaGCCCACGATCAGATAGTCTGATGGTGAAGGAGAGGAACAGAGCTTGTGGCCGTGGCGGAGGAGGAGTTGTTCCAAGGGATCTTCCCCATGACTTAGTGGCCGGGGAAGTGCTCACAAGGCTTCCAGCCAAGTCCCTGATGCGATTCAAGTGTGTTTCAAAGCTCTGGCGCTCAACCATCAGCCACCCTTGCTTTTGCAAGGCTCACCGTGCTCGTTCCCGCCTGTCTCGCCgcgctggtggtggtggtttaaTAATGGTATTTCCCGAAACTATTATCGATGACGACGATAATGATTTACTAGTAGGCGTAGGCTTCTTTTATGCAACCCTCCCCAGCAGCCAGGGTCCTCCTGTAATTGATTTGCTTTACCAGTTTCGTATTGGGTCCCCACGcacggaggaggaggaaggcgTTAGCCATATGAAGGATTACCAAGGTTATACCGATTTCATTAACGGCCTCTTTTGCCTGTACACTGCAGATCGCGTGTCGGTTTGCAACTTCTCCACTCGTGAAATTATAGATCTTCCGGCCCCCCCAACGCGTCCTTTCCAAGAGTGTCTTCATTACCTCAGGTTCGATTCTACTACCAACGAATACAAGGTTCTCAAAGTATGCTCGGTGAAGTGCCGCAAGGATGAGGATAATGAGGAGGAGGGGAAAATCTTTACTTCGAATCCAAGTTCGACGTTCTTACTCTGGGCAGGGACATGTCTTGGAGAAGCCTCCATGATGCTCCGGCAATTGACGCGTGGAAGCGGAGCGCTTGCATTGATGGACGACTCTATTGGTGGGATCCTGCCGGACGTGAACTCGTTCATTTCAGCTTCAACAACGAGCGCTTTGGATTTACTTCCCGGCCACCAAGGACTGGAAGACATGTGGGTGAAATACATCAGTTTAGAGGCGATCTGGCTCTTGTTGTTGGGTTCGTCGTTGATCAGGCAATGGTGCTCCGGCTCTGGGTATTCGAGTCGGGCCTCGGTCAAACAATTGAAGACCACGGGGAAACACGAGACGTGAAAGCACATTCATGGTGTCTTCGCCACATCCAAGTTCCATATGCTATTGCTAACCGCGACCTCAAATTCCTTGTGAACCTCCCCACAGGGGAGGTCTTAATGACTGgcatagaagaagaagaagaagcagcagcagctgcCAATAGTAATAGCAACTCACCTTTCCCCATGCCTATTTATTCATACGATCACACTTGTCGAAAGTCCGAAAAATTTATAACCGGCAAGAATTACCCGTCTTCAAGACGAAATAAGCACTCCAGGAAGTTGGAAGTATTCTACTACGAGGAAGATATTATGCCGTTGGACCATTTGATCACCAATaagtaactttttattttcaagaACCGCCATGTGTACTAGTAGTAATTCTGCTTCGCTTTTATCTTGTTGCTGAGATGCAGTCTACGACTCGATGTTCAGATCTTACGGTTGGCTTGCATTGAATTGTGCTTATCAAAGGAAGAGTACCACGCAAAGGTTACCCCCCAAACAGCAAAACGAAACGCATCACACCCatcaaaaagaatttcaaaacGTTATCATTGGAAATAACAGAATTTCAAAACATGCGACAAAATTTTCCAGTGCCATCGAATGCATAGTTATCTTCAATACtagtactgttttttttttttcccctgtttgACATAGAAATTTCTGAAGTACTACTAGTAGTAATAGTATCTGTCAATTGTCATCCGTGTCATCAAACACACGAGCATAATCAATTATTCCAATAATAAAATTTGATAACACTACGCGCGGGGACACTCAAAATCTTGAAATCGCAGTAAGTCGATAGGAGATCACAAGATTGGCAATAAATGGTTTTTCAAACACCTAAGTCATGGCAAGAATGGCTTGCTCACTCTTTTCACATgctttttctttaatttccttCTAAATTGCTCGACATATCATTCTTTTTCCTGCAAACATGGTAACTTGTTCAATTCTAATAACCCCTTTTGGATATAGAGATTCCAAGACTGGAATTAATTCAGTTTCCTCTACAAGTTTTTTACTGTATGTTTTACTAGTAATTAGAGAAAAGGGAATTCAAGATATGAAATCTAACGCTATTAATTAAGTTTCCCAGATATATTGAAATCTTCCCAAAAACACAAATATgaacatacatatatattatgCCATCAGATTTCAGTACagaaccactctctctcctctcttttttcctagATTGAGGGAAAATGGAAGGACGTCAAAGTGTTGCTAACGATGCCAATGTGCATGCTTGTGCTGCATGCAAGCACCAGCGAAAGAGATGTGATTTTGATGCTTGCCCCTTAGCCCCGTATTTTCCGGCCAGCAAAAGCGAAGAATTTCAAAATGTTCACCGGATTTACGGCGTTGTTGAAATcagcacatgggctgctgaagtgtggctccaattctctcattggtcaAAGATGGCAGCCTTGGCAGCCTTTGTAGACTTCAAAAGATTTGCCTAAATCTTGAAAATCCCAGGCATGGGATTGCAGTAAATGAGCCTCTCGTGGCTCATGAA
It encodes:
- the LOC131326863 gene encoding uncharacterized protein LOC131326863, with the translated sequence MVKERIRACGRGGGGGVVPSRVLPHELQLFDGVISREKKRKGFCFLPNHSAAFLFSPPKGLLVAGEVLTRLPAKSLMRFKCVSKLWRSTISHPSFCKAHRRARSRAAAGLIMVCILCCCRCSNIEVCWGLMLSAFCMTLDHSDDRVAISQCFQGFDMLYCCSFYCYDGYADPERCFHCAAASSPRILACGCMEFVVPPSDSAVFFPISVRFTAVSTFSGLKSDQIDLMVKERVRPCGRGRGGVVPRELPHDLVAGEVLTRLAAKSLMRFKCVSKLWRSTISHPCFCKAHRARSRLSRGAGGGGLIMVFPETDIDDDDNDLLVGVGFFYATLPSTRDPPVIDLLYQFRIGSPSTEEEEEEDVSYLKDYLGYTRFINGLFCLYTADRVSICNFSTREIMDLPAPPTRPFQQCLYYLGFDSTTNEYKLLKVCTVNCRKDEDNEEEEEEEEEGEDLYFDSKFDILTLGKDKSWRSLHDAPAIDAWKLSACFNGRLYWWDPAGRELIHFSFNNERFGFTSRPPRTPRNVGAIHQFRGDLALLVGFVDQALALWVFESGLSQIIEDNGETQDVKAYSWCLRHIQVPYAIANRNLKFLENLPTGEVLMTGMEEAADSNSNSPFPMPIYSYDHTSRKSEKFITGKNYPSSRRKYARTLQVFYYEENIMPLDHLISNK